The following nucleotide sequence is from Apium graveolens cultivar Ventura chromosome 4, ASM990537v1, whole genome shotgun sequence.
AGATTCCTATTGGCATCAAAAAGCAGATGCAATTGGATTATTAGGGTTGCTACCCCAACAAAAAATGACTGCTACATTACAAATGCTAGCTTATGGTGCATCAGCTGATTAATGTGCCGAAATTTGTAGAATGGCAGAATCAACTACACTTGAGTGCATGAAAAAATTTTGCCAGCAAGTGGAAGGACTCTTTGGTGAAAAGTATCTTCGGGCTCCAACACCTGCAGATTTAAGAATACTTCTAGCCAGGGGAGAACAAAGGGGATTTTCAGGTATGACTAGAAGTATTGATTGTATGCATTGGGAATGGAAGAATTGTCCAAGCGGATGGGGTGGGGCTTATAGTGGCCGAAAAGGACGCCCTACTATCATTCTA
It contains:
- the LOC141719433 gene encoding uncharacterized protein LOC141719433 → MAESTTLECMKKFCQQVEGLFGEKYLRAPTPADLRILLARGEQRGFSGMTRSIDCMHWEWKNCPSGWGGAYSGRKGRPTIILEAVVSYDTWVWHALFGVPGAQMILTF